In Lycium barbarum isolate Lr01 chromosome 9, ASM1917538v2, whole genome shotgun sequence, the DNA window ttattataaatataattaataatttgATGTAATTAAAATATGAGCATATGAGTTATGACAAACCCGTTTGGCATTCACTTTTTCCGGAGTAATATTTGTTTTACTTTATTTAAAATCaatgtttggccataaaaattcaatccaacttgaagttgtattccgaatTTGGAATGTAGCTTATAGCATGTTTTCCAACCcacttttcacttttgaagttgtatttaagtACCTTCAAGCATGAACATTAtttcaaatattctttgcaaaaagtatgaccaaacacaacttcGTTTGAAATCTACGGCCAAACGCTTACTTAGTATGATTCGTATATAGTGTAGGGATCTCTTCTCTTTTGGGACTATATTTAGACATTTTATAATACCTAAATTATTAagaattatattttaaaattttaaaaatatatatatgatttatgtACTAACTAGTATATCATAACTCGTATTAAATGAagaattaatttttaaatacaatTTAAAGAAATATCTAATAATATTTATTAAATTTGAATATTTAACTATGTTAGATTTAAATAACTATGTTCTTGTAGTTATTTATTGATTACTATTATATccaacttaaataaataaaagttatcaatTAATGGCTTAATGTTATTTTAATAACTTGATACTCCGAGACCTAGTTATCAAGAATCTAAGCAAGCACGATCCTTATTCCCTTTGTCTAATCTAAACCTAGTCCTCATCTTTTCCCTCTAGCCGCCACACCTCTCCCGGTTTCCTGTTCTCTTTTTCAATTTCACCAACACAAATCTTTATTACTCCATATCAAAAGTTCATATGGGGTTCTTTGGTTTTTATACAATGCAGTTGGATAAATGGCTAATTGATTCTTTTTATTACGCGATGGAGGGGCAAAAGTGATGTCCTCTTTTATTAGATCTACATCAACAAGAGCTTTTGATGCCACTAATCGCTTTTGAGATGTGATTCCGGAGATGGTACTGACTTTTCTATTTCATATTCGTAGTTTATTGAGTTGAATGAACTCTCTTGCTATTTATTAAGCATTTAGTTGTTCACGTTAATATTTGTATGTTTCACCGTTGTTGATCTATAAATCTTTCATGAAACAACAATGTAGAAATATGCTTGTTTCTTAGTTGAGATTTTGTTAGAATAAACTTTTAGTGGTAAAGATTCAAATCTATTATTAAATATTTGGAGTTTTGCTATCCCTTTTAACATTACTGTAAAGATTTTTCATGAGAAGTTAATCAATGTATTTCTGATAATATATGATTCAATATACTTATATAATCAttcgtttatgtttatgatgttaaTTTACTTTATCAAAATTAACAGGAAGATTATGGAATTATTAGAGCCGCAACAACAATGACAAATTAGAGGGTGGATATTGATCAAACTAAGATGCGGTTGGAGGCTGCGTGGGAGGAGAGAAATGAAAAGACCATGCTGATTTTGAGTCTCAAGCAAgatgacaacaataacaatatacccaGTCTAATCCCACAAGTCTCAAGCAAGATATGACTATTGTAATTGTGTCATAGACAAATGATGTGTTATGAATGTTTGAAATTTTAGATATGTAACTATGTGTAAgttaactccgcctgtgtgagctcgctcacattgccggtcccaagcccggataaaggaggagggttgctgagggtcaatcggaaacagcctccctacccaggtaggggtaaggctgcgtacatcttaccctccccagaccccactattgtgggattacactgggtagtgaccaagaccaacTATGTGTAAGTTGAAACCTATTATGGAATACAAAATTAACAATGCTTGTGGCGTATTTGAATAGCAATGGAAATTTTGAATTCGTAGCTAACTATACATATAATTGCCAAAAACAGGGCTACACATTTTTACTTTTCGTAGCAAATGTAGAAACAAATTAGCTATAATTTTATATATTTCATGACAAAAAGAATTGATTCTTTAGTTGCATACAAATATATTTGTGGCAAATACTTGAACTCATAGCTATGGATTTTTGAACTCGTAGCTAAATACATTATTATTGCCACGAGAATAAACTATAACAATAGCCACCAAATTTGTATTTTCATGGCAAATAGCTTAAACTTTTTGCCACAAAGGAACACACTGTAGCTACAATATAAAGATTGCTACAAGTTTTATTTGTCGTGACAAAAGAATAAAACTATttgttataaatatatttttcgtGGCAAGAACATTTTATCATCATAGTTACAACACTAAATATTCGTAGCAATAAATATTACTCCTTAGCCACGGATCACCAAAAGTTTGTAGCTAACCTTTAGCTACACTACATTTTGCTACGGATGCTACCGGAAAAAAAATTGTGACTAAAGTGTTTAGGCATGAAAATTTTCATATTTAGCTACAATGTATTTTGTAACTATACATGCCTTATGTCGTAATGAACTTAATACGGCGTATAAAAAAACAACGTATTGTTTATTTTGTGGCGGTTCTGTAAAACCGCTGAAATAAAGCCGCCGCAAtaactccatttttttttaatgattataCAAATGAAGTCTTGACTTCCTCTATACCATTTCTGGTTTTCTAAGTTTAACTCTACTGATCAAGTCGATCAGTAGTATTTGACCTTTAATTCTTCAAGATGAATCGTGTCATAAATGAAGAAATTGTTTAAGCTCCCGTagtggagagaaaaaaaaagaagaaggaacaTATTAAGTAAGATAAAAGTATGATCTATTTTGTTGAAATATGTACCAAAATTAATTTGAAAGTCACATTTCACAAGGTTGAGGTTCTGTAATAAATTAAGAGTGCTAGCTTTTAATTCTTGGGCCTACCTGCTTGTTTGAACTTTGAATGTAAGGAATACGGGCCTGAACTCCAAAAAGTCATTAACAAGAGATCAAATTAGGCATACACAACATGAAGATGGGGCGAAGTGCATGGACACCCAATTTTGACATAGCCATTAACTTGTGTCTGTTTTGTACATTTTTTTTATGGTGTATCCACTTCGAGACAATTTCAAACGTAGAAGTTAAGTTTGTCAAAGTTTAAATTCAAACACAATGTTTGAAGTTTTAAGTGGCTAAATTTCAAGCACATATGACTGAAGTTTAATCATTTTTGCCTGAAGTTCAGTTATTTTTATCTGACTTCAGCTAGTTCCGTCCAAAATTCATGCACATATATATGGCTGAAGTTCAAACAAAAATGACCTAGATTAGGAAAAAATGATTGAACTTCAGTAATATATGTCTGAAATACAATAAAAATGATGGAAGTCAACCATATTATGCCTGAACTTCGGTAGAAATGCATGAACCGTCCTCCTATGTAGCTTCAAGTATTTTGCTAAAGTTGATATTGTCAAGCCTAACTTTAGACACCATATATCTGAAGTGGGAATATGTGCAAACTTTTTTGAGGTAAACAAGGTCATAATTTGGGTAGAATAATAAATGTGAATTGTAGAGTCTAAGTTAACTTCTACTGCTATTTACTTTATTGATAACTTAAATATTGAAAAAGTACAAAATACTTGAGAATATCTGTAATTAGCTTTAATATTACCTAATAGTGTAAAAAAGTTTACACCATTGGTGATCGGGGGATATTAGTTAGACTCTAAAAGGAATATTAATCTTGTTGAATCCTGACCTGTCCCTTAATTAATTAAAGTCGTTATGCTATAATGGATGTCACACGTATGTCTTTGTCTAGGCACAAGAAGGCCTGACTCCTCAGTCCTCACAAACCAATAATCAAAGGACTTGAttgaaaaaaataaatcaaaGGACTCAAATTTGACACAGATAAGTATAAACATGCAAGCTAATAGCTACTCGATGACAAGCAAGCAATACTTTCGTCAGAAAACACAAGGCACAATATTGTACAGAAAATGTTGCCAGAATCTTATATACTGgaccactgttggtacttgagatgCAAGTAGGAAAATCTTTTTCTATCGGAGTATTTGCAGTTTACTGGTAGCTTAATGAAAAACGGAATAGAATTGAAATAACAAACAAGAAATTGGATCCAATATGGAGTATCAAAGCGCCTCGTGTAAAAGTAACAATAAAGACATAAATAACGTTACCAATAACTTAAACTGGAGATTTATTGCCATCTGGTAAAACGAAATTGCTCATTTTCGTGATCACAATCATCAATAATCCAAATGCTGATGGTGACATGCTATTTCTTAAAGGAAATAACAATTTATTTAATTAACAAGTTGCATTTGCTCCCGAATATGGTCATTTTAATGAAGTGATATCTTGATATTGACAAGAAACTAACTACCCTTGAACTTACCAAGACACATATATTCCCAATTAAGCTCAATGGTAATATGTATACTTGAGCTTACTTCTATAGATATATCAATTATCCAAAACCGCTGTCgtcattaagaaaataaaattaaacaAAATACGAGTCACTCCTAGACTCTTATGAGTAATATTACTAATCAACTCGCTAAATACTATATGTATTTAATATGTAGGAATTCTAGTGATATGTAGAAGATTATCTGCTCCCACTGATCATGCACTAAAGCAATTAGTGCATGTTTGTTTTTTACATGAGGCTTATAGCTTAAGCATAAACTATTTAATCTATATCTCCATCACAATTTTTCACTTAACACAAGGTTATTTACTACCCTCTCTCTCAATTCTTTGGCTTTCTAAGGTTATCAAGGAACAAATTGACAAAACAAAAGGGTCAATTTCCAGAATTGAGTGGGAATAAATTAATTTCCTTTTGACCTAATATTTAGATATTCAAAGACTAAGGAAGAGCTAtgtaaaaaaatgaaatttcttCGTGTCCTTAATATCGAAATATGTTTTGATCAAATTTCAATTCTTACATATTCAATAGAAATTTTTTCACGCCATACACCTTAGTACTCTTAGTCGGGCATTTCACTTATTTCTTTCATTTCTTATTCATGGAGTTGATTTGTCATTATTGAGTAATTCCTATATATGAAGTGAATCCTCGTACATCAGCTAGAGAGGGCCCACAACTACTTATGAACCAAAAGGAATTCTAAGCCACTTCATTAGTTCATATAGCAACTATTATTATATTACTCGGCTCTCATTGGTCAGTTTTGTATATTAAAAAGTATAGTACTCTGTACCAACTTTTTCTTGTATTTCTTGCCTTTTAAGCACTCTTTTGTACCCTCCCTCTCTACCCCCCAAATCTCAGACTCATATTTCTTCCTTCTTCCGCCAATCCAAACACTTCCTTTCTCTCCTCTTTCCCTTTTTCTCTCTGCTTAAATCTACTTTAGCTTTAGCTTCGTATACAGATAGTATGCCTGAATGTCAAGAGAAAGGTATATATTCAACCATCTACTGCAGATACCTTGTGGTTTTGTAAcaccaaaaaacaaaaacaaaaacatttCTTCCAGAAGAATCGCTTTTCCTTTGTTATCAATGTTTTACAAACTTTACTAAAGAATCATATTTGTGAATCACAACTATTGTTAACCAAAAAATTAATTTGTTTATAATGGTGGCAGGGAGAGATATGAGGAGATAGGGAAAAAAATAAAGAGGGAAGCAGATGACTACTCGCAGATGGGAAGGAGATATATGTTGGTGCCTCCTAGAAGCAGTACAACCTTAAATACTGTAACACCTTGTGCTGCCTGTAAGCTTTTGAGACGTCGTTGTGCTCAAGAATGTCCATTTTCTCCTTATTTTTCCCCTCATGAACCCCAAAAGTTTGCTTCTGTTCACAAGGTTTTTGGTGCTAGTAACGTTTCCAAGATGTTAATGGTAAGTTCAAACTCTGATTCTTTTTCATGAGCCAAATACGTGAAACTACTTGAACTATAAGGACCTTTGCGTACTCTAATACTACCTTATAAAACAGTTTTAAGCTTCTAGAAAGATATtatacttttatttacttaattatatctttAATATTGGTCAACTAATTAATGCAGGAGGTACCTGAGAGCCAAAGAGCAGATACAgctaatagtttagtttatgaagCAAATGTAAGGTTAAGAGATCCGGTGTATGGATGCATGGGAGCCATTTCTGCTCTACAACAACAAGTTCAAGCTTTACAAGCGGAGCTGAATATTATTAGGGCGGAGATAATAAAGTACAAGTTTAGTGACACCACAACAAGTACTCTCATTCCATCTTCTCATGTTTCATCATTGTTTTCTTCTGGAATTGTTTCCGTCGTCGCTGCACCGCCGCCACCGTTATCACTGCCCTCAACGATATCTTCTGCTGATGCCACCATGTACACCCAACCGTCTACAACAACAACTGAATTTAGCACCATATCCAGTGAGAATAATATGTCCTATTTTGGCTAAATTTGGTTATTATTCCAATTTGTTTATTATTCATATTGCATATCAAGAATCAAATTGACTACAATAAGCAATGAATTGTTTAATGTTACAATAAGATACCTTTTTCTGTTACAATCTATATTCCTTTTTAATACTACTAAAAACGAAGTGAAAGATTAAATTCATCTTATATCTTATACTATCTCTTACTATATATGCTTGTTGATTAACATATATATActagtatgttttttttttttcactgttAATATTATGCCTTTTTGTGTTTGTCTCTTTAATTTGCTTCTTCATGGTTATGTTAATTCTGTTGTCTTACAGCCAAAACATGCAATTTATTCAAGAATGAGAGTTTTCCAAGCATGCGTCCAAGGGTGTAAATTTACTTAGCGCATAAAATGAAGTCATACGCTAGTAGGTTCTTTTTATGTACCTTCTacatttttcttctctttttcttctaGTAGCATTTTTTCATAAAATTCCTATTACATTAGGAGAAATGCGCCCTGATAATCGAGCTTATACCTATTGTGAAGACTCCCACTAATACCACTAAACTGTATGCTTGGTCTTCCTCCAACATACATATAACTATTTTCTCGTATTGGAGTTAACCCCATGATAGTCGTATAAACTTACAATTAAAATCGTTGAAATTCTACTTCAATATGAATTGATTAGAGGAGCAAAAGTTAGTACAGTAGAGTAACAGAAATGGAGAAGATCAGAGAAAATAACAGCATAGATAAACCAGAGAATTTCAGCCAAATATGTCTAAAAATACTTGGTCTTATTATTGAATGCATTTTCTTGGTTGACTATGTTTGGAATGTTAAATAtaattaggaaaaaaaaaaatcgccaACCTGTACAGGTTCATATATGAACCTTTCAGCTTGTTTTAAcattttaaaagtactttttcaTCGAAAGTAAATTGTTTAATTTAATTTGTCCAAGATTTGACAAAGAATAATTAGCGATAATAACAATGAACCTAAGGCGAGTTAATTGTGTACGTGAAAAATTAAAGTAAATACGAAAATGTAGCTGAATTGTTAGCTGGTCAGTCGTCCTGCCAGCTAAGTTTGTCCTTTGTATAATTTAGGGGTTCCTTGGCGTGTGGAGCTCAATATGCATTAAGAGGAAGGCAAAGGAACCCTTTAATAATAATGTAAACAAACTTATAGGGAACTTCATTCCCGATTCTCTTCTGTTCTACTCtctcgtttggtagctggttagctttatgcaggtattagt includes these proteins:
- the LOC132610146 gene encoding LOB domain-containing protein 15, with product MSRERERYEEIGKKIKREADDYSQMGRRYMLVPPRSSTTLNTVTPCAACKLLRRRCAQECPFSPYFSPHEPQKFASVHKVFGASNVSKMLMEVPESQRADTANSLVYEANVRLRDPVYGCMGAISALQQQVQALQAELNIIRAEIIKYKFSDTTTSTLIPSSHVSSLFSSGIVSVVAAPPPPLSLPSTISSADATMYTQPSTTTTEFSTISSENNMSYFG